cagaaagggCAGCTGGTGTATCAATATTGTAGAAAATTAATAATGAAACCATTTCAAATGTTCATATGTATCTATACTTCGATCTTTTTAACAACACTTTTGTAAATACTTATATAAAAGAACAGGGGCCTGTTTCaaaaaagcagaataaagaAATCCAGGATAAGAGAGAAAGCGAGGCTAGACCTAGTCTAGTCAGTTTATCCTGGCCTGACGCGTTTCATGAAGGCCAAGCCAGGCTGAGGAGACTAGGTTGTGCCAGGTGTAAGTAATTCAGATAGATGCGCGTTCACTGCTTTCCTCAATAGACCACGAGGTCGATCACAGATTTACGGACGCTGCAATGGAGTAAACGCGTTCCGCGTACTTTAAACCCAGTGAGAAACATCTACTAATGAAAGATTACGAGGAAATTAAGCGTATAATATGTGAGAAGGAGACACGGCTGTCGGCTGCTGTGATAAAACAGCGAGAAAATAATGTGGCAGACAATAGCGgaaatctttgcagctctacaatGAATCACTATTTGTCCCCAAAGGGTTATTGGTTGTGCAgtgataaaacacaaaacacaagatcaaataaaagcaaatgaaTTTTAACAATTCAGTTAGATTATAAATGACCTTAAGCTATTTAGAATTTGCATTCCCCAACACCTCAGCCATGCCACACAGTGTCAGTACACAGCTGGAGGAAACTACATCCCCTCTCTGCCTCCAGCTGGTGCCCAACACAGACCCACTCATGCCAGAATCAGCCACATACAACAAAAGTACAACATTAAAGAAACATATAGTCCAGTAAATCATACTATATGTGTGTCTACTCTTTTAGGATAGAAGCATAGACTTGCTTCCTGAAAGAGCGTGATAAGCACAATGTAAAAAGCTGAGAAATCTGAAGTGGCAGAGAATTCTTTCCAGATGagtttatttttaaagctgTTAAGTGCTGCTCCAGCTTTCAACTCATCTCCGAACCTGGAGGCTCCATATTCACATCCCAaattccttttttctctccctcctctgtcctcttgtACATCTTCTGGCTGTCCCGCTTTAtctaattctctctctctcacgctctCGCTCTGCCTCAGTGAAGTACATCAAGGAGATGTCGGCCTTCTTTAAAAACTCGGGGTCCCCTGGGGCAGCCCTCCCCTGGGACTCTCCCCCCTCCACGCCTCAGAGGGGCTCTGAACTCTCACCTGCCGAGGTGAAGGAGCCCCGCAGCATCCCGCTGAAGATGTGCCAGGTGTCACGGAAACAGTGCCCCCCGGACACAGAAAACAGGTACAGCACACAGCTGTTAGAAGTTTTACGTCatattttttgattttcagTTCATAcgttctttaataaaaaaataatctgacgGATCTCAACCTGGAAATAGCAAATTGGCTCAGAGAGAATACTGTAAAAGGGACTCCTTACCCCATCTCCTTCACATATTCTCTTTGTTAATATCTGAAACTTTCTTTTTCACCCTTGAGCTTTCGTCTTTTATTTCTCTAACTGCCCCTTttctccttttgtttttttgtctcccTGCttgcttccctctctcctcctctcatctcatcTGCTAGGTATTTCGAGGTGATTTCGTTCAGCAGAAAGAACTCCGTGTTCCTGCGGGCGAAAGACCCAGCCATGGCTCAGTCTTGGTACAACGCCATCCAGGCCGGCGCTGCCAACCTTTTACCACGGgtgaaggaggagatgaagagcatgCAACTTGGCACGGAGGTCAAACATCTGGGTTGGATTACAGAGCAGGTATGCAAGAATGCAGATATGCATGGTCCATACTGCAAGACCTGCACTATAGtatttagctcttttttatatgtttggtaatgttgtttttagcatgtttttttctatatgTTATATGATTTTGTGCTATTTTACATGTCTTTCTGGGGTAAAGACACTTTCTAACATAATAAAGTGTAATCCAATCCTAAAGTGCATGCAGCGACACAGAACTACAGGAAGCACATAATagctagttcacactacacgactttagccctTATTTTCtgctccccgacaaaagccccagatcagaggcaaatccgTGTTGGCTTGCCGCTCACACATCGGTGCTCGGGCGTCATGTGTAAGATGCTCAAAGACGCAAGCCGAGAGGCtcgccgatgcctcgcagacacgtTCCAGATGCCTaacatgctaaatatctggacctatCGGAAAGCCACAAGCTACAACCAATGAGAGTgtgagacacgggttgagggaaAACCTGGGGGACGAGgggtactgtatgtgttgcgattgcaacacggagcaaagttgttgttgcaggcTATTTTGTAAACCCGTGCCTACaaaaacatcagcaatgtgtatCCCGaatggtatcacgtcatttaccgtgtatttctcGCATGTTTTTGTGACAAAATGTAGTTAGGAGACCTCACCAGGGATTCCTCACAGTGAaaaatcttgtagtgtgtgaccccctGTCGCCgctcagtcatgtagtgtgaaaaccacaacgactcaaagactcccgattacaagacagcaagtcgtgtagtgtgaacagtactgcGATCTGACGACTTGTgaaagtcatgtagtgtgaactcaAGTTAATTTATGGTCACGTAACATCCTTTATTCATAACTGCAACCTACTGATGTCTCTGGGCATTACTGTCATAAATGTCAGGTAACCGTAAAGCACCATATGAGTTTAAATGATTTCTTTTAACTCTGTTACAAATGTGCAGGTGACCCAGGGTCCAGAGAAACCAATACTGGCCATGTTGACTGACAGAGACCTGCTCCTCTATCCCTCCTTGCCTGAAAGCAAAGAGAGCCTCAGCAGCCCCACCAAGAGTCACCCGCTCATTGCTACCAGGTTCAAACACACAAATGCcttcatatatacacatacacctCAATATTTCTTAACACGCACAAGCACACGTAGCACATTTGGCATTTAATAAACTTCTATCCTCCACCCTGTACAGACCCAGTCTAGAGAGCACAAGCTCACTCTTTCCATAACTGGACTGTTGGACATTTTGCCTCATGATGTCACATTCATTTGGAAAACATTAGTGGAACCAGAACCTATGACTCATGTGTTTTTCCTCCCTTCTTTCTCTCCTGTGcactctcactttttttttttttttttttttttttacacatctgTATCACTTTCTGTGTAACGCATAAACACGCATACCCCTTCATTTGCTCTTCTGGCTAATCCTTTTCCATGAATCTTTAATTACCCTCTCATTTTGTCATACTTTCTCCCCTCCTCTTTAGACTGGTCCACTCCGGCCCAGGGAAAAGCTCTCCTCTCCTGGACTCCGACCTCTCGTTTGGCCTGCGTTCAGGCACTAAGCAGGGCGTGGAGACCCATGTGTTCAGGGTGGATTCTGCCAAGGAGCTGTCCACCTGGACTCATCTGCTGGTGGAGGGCTGCCATAACGCCGCTGAGCTCATCAAGGAGGTCACCACGGGTAAGGATGCAGAGATTTGTTTTTTGACTCCCAGTTCTGTCTTCGTTCTTGCTACACAGCTCCTCCACCTACGAGTAGAAAAATTCAAATTTTTGTTCTGAGTGATGCAACCGAGGTTCAAGGTTTGACTCCCACTGGGGTCGCCCTGTTCTCATGGCACTGCAAGTTCCTTGTGATGAATTCACTAAATGTTACATGCCACAAGATGAGAGGCATATTAGGTCTATAAtatgatgccaaaagaaagaATTGTGTTGAGGTGCTACTTCAGGTTGCAGTGGCTGCCTCTATTAGTAGGTCAAAGTGAAGGCCTGCTAGTTTATGATGagtatcaactattaaattaatcaccaactattttgataatctattaatctgcttgagtaattaaaaaaaaaaaaagtctaaattctctgattccagcttcttaaatgtgaatattttctggtttctttactcctctatcacagtaaactaaatatctttgagttgtggacaaaacaagacatttgatgacgtcatcttgggctttgggaaacactgatcgacattttttaccatttttttacattttatagaccaaacaactaatcgatcaatcgagaaattaatcgacaatgaaaataattgtcgctagttgcagccctactacacacttttattttacatcaacGAAAAAGTGCTATCCTTTAAGGCACAATCGATCTAAAAGCGAATAAAAGAGGAGTCTTTCTACCACAACTCCATACAAAACACTGCTGTCACTCTAAAAGTGATTGACATGTCTTTTACACTGACTGATGCAAGTCAAGATGTGAATGTCACGCAGTTAAATATGCCTATATTTTCAATTCCGATCTGCTGACCATCAAAAACGCTGATTATATCGATCAAACTGCTCAATCATACATTTGATGATGCCTCAAATCTATTTAATGCAAACAATCACTGCTTGGACATGGTTTCTATtgaacagagacacacaaacatctcACTACATAATAGAGACCCGTCTCACAAAGCAGGATTAGGAGTTAGCATTTATTGTTTCTATAGCACAACGATTTAGGGGCTGTAGTCTTCAACAAAAATGTCCTCAATCTCTTTTGGCTGCATGTTTATAACATACTTGAAATGGGTTTTTAGAAAGGAAAGCTTTTGGTAATAGATGAAGAGCTTGAGAGGAGACAAAGCATGTTTTGTTTCAAGTACAGCTGTATATACGGTGTCTTATACAGTAAGCCCATGTCTGCACTGAGTGCAGCTCTTTTCATTTCCATGATCCAGATTCTGTATATTAGTCATCAAAGTTTCTACTGGAAACTTGGTAATCCTACTCTGTGAGACAGGCACCAGGTCGGTGCAGTGGAGTAATGCGGTTACATCGCCCTCTGCTGGTAGCATGAAGTGGTGCAAAAACTTCCAGCCTAAAAACCTAAAATGGTCTAATTTTAGCATCAGAATTAGGACAAGTGTTCCGTTTAACTAAGACCTATTATCTCCACTGAACAATAACCATTATTTGAGTCTCACTGTTATCCTTTCAGTGTCACATTCATAGGATACAGCCAAGAATTCTGGGCTCTGTATCAACACCGTAACACTGAGCTCACAACAAAATGAGAGAAATATGTAATATAAATCCAGATTTATTTGACAACAACTTCGGCTGTGTGCTGTAAAACCATTACATTACCTTCCCTTTGTCCGCCTCTGTGTAAGccatgtttttcttctctccccTGGCAGCCTGTAGTTGGAACGGGAAGGAGTGTACCCTGGGAGTGCACATTGACGAGGGTTTCACACTATTCACAGAAGAGATGGGTGTCAGGAAAAGTATTCTGCTTCAGCAGCCCTTCGAGCGCCTAAGAATGTCCTCAGATGATGGAGTTCGCATGATGTTCCTCGACTTTGGAGGCCCGGAGGCCGATATTGTAAGAATCCTTTTTCCCATTAGCATTTTTAATATCATTATAAAGCCACCATGAATTTGAGCTGTTATATTGAATATGTCTGAGTTAGCTTTAATTGTTGTTATCAAACATGACAGTATGGTGAGATAATCTATAACCACATTATATGTcttaacttaaaggaacagtgtgtagtgtTTAAGGGactctattggcagaaatataatatattttatttagtgtataatctcctgaaaataagaattgttgtgtttttataaccttagaatgagccgtttatatctacatagggagcgggtcctctatATGGAGCTGGTCGCCATGTTTcttcagtagcccagaacaggcaaaccaaacactggctctagagagggccattcgcactttcacgtttttgcatCAGCCAAAGTAGTTCTCTACATGCTTAGcacactggagaagtttcagttggttgcaatctgcaacctcaccgctagataccgccagattcttcacactgtaccttttaaaagCGCCATCACAAAACTGTCAAAactgagtatatggctggaccatgtgtggtcagtctgtgaatttgtggctaaactgttatacaaatagtcagtggtcatgtctataatgttaaatccagcggtacatgtccaccaggacGGTGGGGACGCAGTGCTCCACTTACCTGGCCGTTCAAGCgtaatgcacctgattggtctctggttttctgcttgctgtTTCAAACtagaaacaacatggcggcctgctcttaatctttctgttattccatccaaacaatccaccaaaatctacttctcaAAGCATgttaagtgagaaataggcgatgccactgctgaatcttgtttcattttaggaCTAGAtcacctagtttgacagcttcgtccaagttttgtgagccGGACGTGTCGCGCTCGACAggttcatttgcataaaggactgttccccaccttttcattttgaaagagcaacggccaatgaggaaactccgacactcggccgaccaatcgtgtaacttcatcactcagtcactcactcagtcagtgacagacttttgcgttcgCTGCAAAAAATATAATCTTGCAACATGCAAAAATGTTGATCATTAAATGAATgaactctctttctctttcacattTCCTGCTCTCCAAACTCTGTCTCTTCTTTCAGCAACTGGACCTCCACTCTTGCCCCAAGACCATAGTCTTCATCATCCACTCTTTCCTGTCTGCTAAGGTCAAGCGACTCGGCCTCCTGGCATGATAATGGCCGACCATCCAGAACATCAACGATAGGAATATTcaataaaacacacagcagccagAAGCCTCTGAAACACCAGAGGATGTGGTCCCGGGAAAAGATGCCGACTAACCCCCTTCTTTTCAGCCCTCCTGGGCCTCTAAATAGATTGTCTCTCTCTGGTCAGGCACCTGCTGGTCTTTCTAGGAGAATGAAGAGAAAACTGCGACATTGATGGACCTTTTGTTGAACTTTTAGTTGCAAGGTAAAGAGAGGTTTTTACAGACGGCGTAAGTCAGCAGCCATTTAGACGATCTGACGTGTCAAATCTGTTAACGGTGGGTCATCACACTTTACGATGGCAAACTGTGTGAAATGACAGCCTGCATCTTAATGTCTCTAAGCTTGAAGTCccagacatttttctgtttttttgccccattgttcagttttgttttgtttcatgagTCACGGAAGGCCTTTGTCACGAGCATCCTTTCATCTTTCAATCGTTGCTTTATGCGCCGTGAGCAGTCATAACAAAAGTTATTTCACAAATGTCCTGATTGATGTTggacaaacatgttttttttatataaaggCAGCTTCAGTGGAGTGACAGAATGACATGACTGATCACTACATGATCAATAGTCAGACAACTATAACTATATGCTTTTTATGTGGATGCTTAAGTTGCCTTTACCCTGGATTTTCATGAAAAAGCTACTTTTTGTTGAAGACAAATGCcaaatcaaatatatttttttcatagcaGCTGAGCAACTTCTTATTATaatttcctctccgtctctcttcttctgttttaaGCGTGCTCAACCACGGGCCTAACAAAGAGAAATGACTAACGGAGTATATTataagaggcttttttttttgtaatttgtgttTTAGCTTAACCAATAAATTagataaaaactttttttttcccaacgAAAACAGACACCTTCCTTGAATCTAGATGGCCTCAGCAGTTTCATTTAATATCAAGTACAAAATAAGAgctcttgtgtttttggagTCCTACCGACAAAGGCTGTTCCGTAATCATGTATTGATGGATGACAAACAGTTGGCTGAAAGAGTTTCCAGTCCAGCTGAGCTTCTTCTCCTGTGTGGTTAAGCTTTCACGTTTAAACTGATTTTATAATACAGTGTTTTTCACAATTTAATCATGAGAGGACAAACGGTCTTCATTAGAAAGCACCATTTTCTACACAATTTGTCCAACATTTAAAGATGTTAATTTACCATATAGAAGATGTTGAGTTGTTTACAccataaagtttttttttttttctttcatcattTGTGTCGACTGAACATCCACAACTTGGGGCCTTCTCTCTGTGTCCAACACTAAACAGacttgtattaatatatatttcaaaacTAAAACCTGTTTGCTTTCAAGAATAAAATGTATTGTATATTCTTATTTAAACAAAGGTGTGCCTTGCAGGGTTGTTTGTATATAAACATGTAATAAACTTTGTTAACTTTTATTGTTTACGTTGCATGTGCTTTATTGATAACATATTAATGTCACTcttgattattttatttctctcgTTGGCTTCCCTGAAGACCGAGGCTCAATTGAAAACAGAATATCTACACTTGATCATTTGTTTTCTGCAGCGTAGTTTCAATATGAAACCCAAAATCATATTGAATTTCAATCTGGTTCACAGATTGATAGCTTActagttaaagctgcactgataaatatctttatattagcAAAAGATAAACTATGTAACGTGAAAAGTGTTGTTTGAAGTGACAAACACACTTAACTCTGCAATGCCCCTCAGCTCCAcagagcattttagcatctttcagctttttgtttttgttttccaggctgacactttactgttttggttcattctCACTGCCTAATGAAACCCTTTACAACCGAGCGGCAACCTCTgatgctgagaaatgaagccaacgcggAAGTGCCAAGAACTGCGGTttctcaaatggccacttgaggctcaGTCCCCATAaaccccatgttaaaatgcccctCTTTGTTTACAGTCTGGTACAAAAAACAGTtgtggtctctatagctaatataGCAGTTTTTGACAACTTGTACAGGGAATGTATATAACTCACCCGTTTACATTATATTAACGTTTAAAGTAAGGCGTAAT
This portion of the Sebastes fasciatus isolate fSebFas1 chromosome 1, fSebFas1.pri, whole genome shotgun sequence genome encodes:
- the snta1 gene encoding alpha-1-syntrophin, yielding MAAAMKAQKTGLLELRVTVDRWIRVLATLTEDTLTVNPGEGAEEPAKPQPNAGTGALNGDPPNLSSSSSPVPETITNVKRTVRVTKQDVGGLGISIKGGKENKMPILISKIFKGLAADQTEALYVGDAILSVNGYDLREATHDEAVQALKKTGKEVILEVKYIKEMSAFFKNSGSPGAALPWDSPPSTPQRGSELSPAEVKEPRSIPLKMCQVSRKQCPPDTENRYFEVISFSRKNSVFLRAKDPAMAQSWYNAIQAGAANLLPRVKEEMKSMQLGTEVKHLGWITEQVTQGPEKPILAMLTDRDLLLYPSLPESKESLSSPTKSHPLIATRLVHSGPGKSSPLLDSDLSFGLRSGTKQGVETHVFRVDSAKELSTWTHLLVEGCHNAAELIKEVTTACSWNGKECTLGVHIDEGFTLFTEEMGVRKSILLQQPFERLRMSSDDGVRMMFLDFGGPEADIQLDLHSCPKTIVFIIHSFLSAKVKRLGLLA